The stretch of DNA TATTTTAGCTACGATCCTAATAGCTAACAACCCTAGCAATATAAAAAGAAAAGCCTTCGATCTTTTCATGAAGATTTGATCATTTTTAATTTCAAAATTTGATGTTTTAATAAGAAAGATAGAAAAAATGAATCCTACTAATAAAGCCTCTATTATTTGTAAAGGTGCCACTCGAAATGGGGGAAATAAAAACATTAGTGCGCCTGTACTCATAAAAAAAGGTGGAAGTATAATTTTTTTCACACTAGAAGGTCTATTAGCTAATTTTAATCTTAAAAAATAAACGGCTATTGCCATTAATATAGCTAAGGTTGTT from Sutcliffiella cohnii encodes:
- a CDS encoding CcdC family protein, yielding MTTILPTTLAILMAIAVYFLRLKLANRPSSVKKIILPPFFMSTGALMFLFPPFRVAPLQIIEALLVGFIFSIFLIKTSNFEIKNDQIFMKRSKAFLFILLGLLAIRIVAKIVFSAHFDIGELAGMFWILAFGMIVPWRIAMLLKYKKLERSLHNVSH